In Dyadobacter sp. NIV53, a single window of DNA contains:
- a CDS encoding NAD-dependent epimerase/dehydratase family protein, with amino-acid sequence MNTKIRAIITGVTGMVGEGVLHECLQDPDIESVLVINRKPCGVQHPKLKEIIHKDFFDFSEIENQLTGYNACFFCLGVSSVGMKEPEYYKMTYTLTMHVAETLSRLNPNMTFGYITGAGTDSTEKGSSMWARVKGKTENDLMKLPFKRMYAFRPGYMHPTPGLKNVNAYAKYVTWLYPIARVIAPNYVSTLAQMGKAMINSVKIGYDKNVLEVKDINTLAEK; translated from the coding sequence ATGAACACAAAAATAAGAGCAATAATAACCGGTGTGACCGGAATGGTAGGTGAGGGGGTTTTGCATGAATGTTTACAAGATCCAGATATTGAGTCGGTTTTGGTGATCAATAGAAAACCATGTGGCGTTCAGCATCCAAAGCTGAAGGAAATTATACACAAGGATTTTTTTGATTTTTCGGAGATCGAAAATCAGCTGACCGGATATAATGCTTGCTTTTTCTGTCTGGGCGTTTCTTCCGTGGGTATGAAAGAACCGGAATATTATAAAATGACTTACACCCTTACGATGCACGTAGCTGAAACGCTTTCCCGATTAAATCCAAATATGACCTTTGGCTATATCACCGGAGCAGGGACTGATAGTACGGAAAAAGGAAGTTCCATGTGGGCGAGGGTAAAAGGTAAGACAGAAAATGATTTGATGAAATTGCCTTTTAAGCGCATGTATGCATTTCGTCCTGGTTATATGCATCCAACTCCCGGATTGAAAAACGTAAATGCTTATGCCAAATATGTCACCTGGTTATATCCGATTGCCCGCGTCATTGCTCCGAATTACGTTTCTACACTGGCTCAAATGGGAAAGGCAATGATCAATTCCGTGAAAATTGGATATGACAAAAATGTTCTGGAAGTTAAGGATATTAATACGTTAGCCGAAAAATAA
- a CDS encoding DUF4269 domain-containing protein yields MTNFDNIEYLKLGNEKQHLAYEVLAKNRIFHLLEEFDPVLAGTIPIQIDIENSDLDILCYWSDKQYFIKTIKQVFSSKNDFQIRENDTLNAVISTFEIGEFEIEIFGQNIPTRQQNGYRHMIVEHHLLRKLGEAFRLKIIELKKQGYKTEPAFALALKLDGDPYSELLKFESELPSKS; encoded by the coding sequence ATGACCAATTTTGACAATATTGAATATCTGAAATTGGGGAATGAAAAGCAACATCTTGCTTACGAAGTTCTTGCAAAAAACAGGATCTTTCATCTTCTGGAAGAATTTGACCCGGTTCTTGCGGGTACTATTCCGATTCAAATTGATATAGAAAATAGTGACCTGGATATTCTTTGCTATTGGTCTGACAAACAGTATTTTATTAAAACAATCAAACAGGTATTTTCCAGTAAAAATGATTTTCAGATCAGAGAAAATGACACTTTGAATGCAGTTATCTCAACTTTCGAAATAGGGGAGTTTGAAATTGAGATTTTTGGCCAGAATATTCCAACCAGACAACAGAACGGTTACCGGCATATGATCGTAGAGCATCATTTGCTACGTAAGCTCGGAGAAGCGTTCAGGTTGAAAATTATTGAATTAAAAAAACAAGGATACAAAACGGAACCGGCATTTGCACTTGCTCTGAAATTGGACGGAGATCCGTATTCGGAGCTGCTCAAATTTGAGAGCGAATTACCGTCTAAATCGTAA
- a CDS encoding Na+/H+ antiporter: MENYSIVLFIMALMIGLSAIATKIKIPYPIILVSAGIAIGFIPRMPDIAINPEIVFLIFLPPLLFDAAYNISFKELKRNLATVTTLVIPLVFMTTSAVAVAVHYLIPGMTWPISFILGAILSPPDAVAATGITKGLGLSHRTLTILEGESLVNDASGLIAYRFAVAAVSGVGFSLWSAYGQFLLAVAGGMLVGISVGWVLATFLKQIYGNSLIAISAMAIAPFIAYLLAEEFEVSGVLAVVVLGVSLSVFTNRLFPTQIKYQNKSFWDVIIFLLNGLVFILIGLAFPQVVSKIDHSDILPLIGYSFLISFIMLVFRILWVFGHSNNLRKKVDLRLKGLDKYRFRMYADEKIDWKNSLIIGWSGMRGIVSLASALSLPLALDDGTVFPQREVLIFISVIVVLITLIVQGLSLPLLVKLLKVEEEQVSVNESSGSN, translated from the coding sequence ATGGAAAATTACAGCATCGTACTCTTCATTATGGCGTTAATGATCGGTTTATCGGCTATCGCCACGAAAATCAAAATTCCTTACCCGATCATACTCGTTTCCGCAGGAATTGCTATTGGCTTCATTCCCCGAATGCCTGATATCGCAATAAATCCTGAAATTGTTTTTCTGATTTTTCTGCCTCCGTTATTGTTTGACGCGGCGTATAATATCTCTTTCAAAGAACTTAAAAGAAACCTTGCAACCGTCACGACCTTAGTAATTCCTTTGGTTTTTATGACGACTTCTGCCGTCGCTGTTGCTGTTCATTACCTCATTCCGGGCATGACCTGGCCAATTTCCTTCATATTGGGAGCTATTTTATCACCGCCCGACGCCGTGGCGGCAACAGGAATTACAAAAGGGCTTGGCTTATCGCACCGGACGCTCACGATCCTTGAAGGGGAAAGTCTGGTCAATGATGCTTCTGGTCTTATCGCTTACCGTTTCGCCGTTGCAGCTGTTTCGGGAGTGGGTTTTTCCCTTTGGAGTGCATATGGTCAATTTTTACTGGCAGTTGCAGGAGGGATGCTGGTCGGAATTTCAGTTGGCTGGGTTTTGGCCACATTCTTAAAACAAATTTATGGAAACAGCCTGATTGCGATCAGCGCCATGGCGATCGCTCCGTTCATCGCATATTTGCTGGCTGAGGAATTTGAAGTTTCGGGTGTACTAGCCGTTGTTGTACTGGGTGTTTCATTGTCTGTTTTTACCAACAGGCTTTTTCCCACTCAAATAAAATATCAGAATAAATCGTTTTGGGACGTTATTATTTTTCTGCTGAATGGCTTGGTTTTCATTCTTATCGGTCTTGCGTTTCCTCAGGTGGTAAGCAAAATTGATCATTCCGATATCCTGCCTTTAATAGGTTACAGTTTTTTAATCAGCTTCATTATGCTGGTTTTTAGAATATTATGGGTTTTCGGGCATAGTAACAATCTTCGCAAAAAAGTTGATCTTCGGCTGAAAGGGCTTGATAAATACAGGTTCCGAATGTACGCCGATGAAAAGATTGACTGGAAAAATTCGCTGATTATAGGCTGGTCGGGAATGCGGGGAATTGTCTCGCTGGCATCAGCATTGTCGTTACCATTAGCGCTTGATGACGGCACCGTATTCCCACAGCGCGAAGTGCTGATTTTCATATCAGTAATTGTGGTTCTGATAACACTAATTGTGCAGGGACTAAGTTTGCCTTTGTTAGTCAAATTATTAAAGGTAGAGGAAGAGCAAGTTTCTGTAAATGAGTCATCTGGTTCTAATTAA
- a CDS encoding substrate-binding domain-containing protein, which translates to MEHLHRFWQLNFDHHPDFRPNYIVPNLNSIVRCLTGGVGLAIIPDFLCKKEVESGQIKLIWEGKTKLINTLYFANRKKTMYNEEIEVIKELFKKVM; encoded by the coding sequence ATGGAGCATCTGCACCGTTTCTGGCAACTGAACTTTGATCATCATCCCGATTTTCGTCCAAATTATATTGTACCTAATTTAAATTCCATTGTTCGTTGCCTGACTGGCGGGGTTGGACTGGCAATCATTCCGGATTTTCTTTGCAAAAAAGAAGTAGAAAGTGGCCAAATCAAGTTAATTTGGGAAGGAAAAACAAAACTCATCAACACTTTATATTTTGCAAACCGTAAAAAAACAATGTACAACGAGGAGATTGAAGTAATAAAAGAGCTGTTTAAGAAAGTGATGTAG
- a CDS encoding LysR family transcriptional regulator, whose product MVNLEWYRTFKAIYKTGTLTGAAQDLFISQPGVSLHLTSLESYVGYKLFDRTARRMVPTERGKVLYNYIIEALSRLEDAEKTFQKSTEKQTPTISVGMCFETFQITLEQYISTLPFNIIIQFGDYPVMLENLEKGILDLIITPQKGISPNIEHEEFSSEMIVLVGGITLTIRNLRNWPTKKILVICRIGLKNKSGTEQPETWSICTVSGN is encoded by the coding sequence ATGGTGAATCTGGAATGGTACCGAACCTTTAAAGCGATATACAAAACTGGTACACTGACGGGAGCTGCTCAGGATCTGTTCATTTCTCAGCCCGGAGTCAGCCTGCATTTGACCTCACTTGAAAGTTATGTCGGCTATAAATTGTTCGACAGAACTGCCAGGAGAATGGTACCGACCGAAAGAGGGAAAGTGCTGTACAACTATATTATCGAGGCACTTAGCAGATTGGAAGATGCTGAAAAAACTTTTCAGAAGAGTACGGAAAAACAAACGCCGACGATAAGTGTGGGTATGTGTTTCGAAACTTTTCAGATCACATTGGAACAATACATTTCCACTCTGCCATTTAATATCATCATTCAGTTTGGTGACTATCCTGTAATGCTGGAAAACCTGGAAAAAGGAATTTTGGATCTGATCATAACGCCGCAGAAAGGGATTTCGCCTAATATTGAACATGAAGAATTTTCGTCAGAGATGATCGTGCTGGTGGGGGGAATAACATTGACGATCAGGAATTTACGAAACTGGCCAACAAAAAAGATCTTGGTGATTTGCAGGATTGGCTTAAAAAACAAAAGTGGTACGGAACAACCGGAGACATGGAGCATCTGCACCGTTTCTGGCAACTGA
- a CDS encoding AraC family transcriptional regulator → MSKTETLEEFYQQKFNWMPDNLQKDIGHFNVFNLEHHKASNTVPFKYSRRDFYKVSLIRGKNIYHYADKSLETDGSTLIFFNPHVPYTWESCSEELTGFFCIFKEGFFTERMRGSISELPMFAPGGKPSYILNEKQDEHLSRIFEKMTEEINSDYQFKYDLLRNYTTELIHYALKMQPSESLYQHPNANSRITSIFTELLERQFPIESPAQRFSLRSANDFATQLSVHVNHLNRAIRETTGKTTTHHIAERLANEAKALLKHTSWNISEISYSLGFEEPAHFNNFFKKQTNLTPTSYRTV, encoded by the coding sequence ATGTCAAAAACAGAAACGCTCGAAGAATTTTACCAGCAAAAATTTAACTGGATGCCTGATAATCTGCAAAAAGATATCGGACATTTTAATGTATTTAACCTTGAACATCATAAAGCATCAAATACGGTCCCGTTCAAATACTCCCGACGTGATTTTTATAAAGTAAGTTTAATACGTGGTAAAAATATTTATCATTATGCTGATAAAAGCCTGGAAACGGATGGTTCTACGCTAATATTTTTCAATCCCCATGTTCCTTACACCTGGGAGTCTTGTTCGGAAGAGCTTACGGGTTTTTTCTGTATTTTTAAAGAAGGTTTTTTTACGGAAAGGATGCGAGGTAGCATTAGTGAGCTTCCTATGTTCGCTCCGGGTGGAAAACCATCCTATATTCTTAATGAAAAACAGGACGAACATCTGAGCCGGATTTTTGAAAAAATGACGGAAGAAATTAATTCGGATTACCAGTTTAAATACGATTTGTTAAGAAATTACACGACGGAACTTATTCATTATGCATTAAAAATGCAGCCTTCCGAATCGTTGTATCAGCATCCCAATGCCAATTCACGTATCACTTCTATATTTACAGAATTACTGGAACGCCAGTTTCCGATTGAATCACCGGCACAAAGGTTTTCTTTAAGATCTGCCAATGATTTTGCAACGCAGTTATCTGTACATGTTAACCATCTTAACAGGGCAATCAGGGAGACTACCGGGAAAACCACCACTCATCACATTGCTGAAAGGCTGGCAAATGAAGCTAAAGCATTATTAAAACACACCAGCTGGAACATTTCTGAGATTAGTTATAGCCTGGGATTTGAAGAACCTGCTCATTTTAACAATTTTTTCAAAAAACAAACTAATCTGACGCCTACATCTTACAGGACTGTTTGA
- a CDS encoding GAF domain-containing protein, with protein sequence MKPIILDVSQESPSVGKTKIDTTISFSKYINYIKGKAENENSVRKEYFEMVIKKLEENPDFLKEIPLSEVGNFKNQLDLVYGMLIPPLSDEKSLLWALSVPVGPVIFYGTDSFYDLMTDRDSGQIKCNMIKLNSDSLREKIQKVYTYILEELYDFPPFHYNDQILTLKDECSGLQKFYRLNVDNSFTTVCPKGELPELDLDSIRRELQENSDVSILTELLPLSLFQFKGFSIITLTDVTAEHAVEHMKNTIINRSTMDVHAFHNQINESLKMMVENPAVEFGLMPLLKVNNRLIFNKNTIQTSKLINAANTSDAAEEIYIAMAEEYFKAPKVLFMRTISKEDVKHDFIRMLKNDGVESYAVLPVYYDKKIVGVLEVYSTRQNAIDEGVLSKLQPALSLAARIMHNSIEEFNASLENVIREKFTSLQPAVQWKFKDVAWHYLRDNAKKQHATIESIGFKDVYPLYGAVDIRNSTIERNAALREDLQLQFTVLIETFSILKQKLGFGLADEMVYKCKKMIARILDESTDNDEMKIHDFLETEVHPFLIHFKENRVTTQSAVLVGAGGDEIYEADEIAEAIDKYFEITDEQTGVAYANRRALENSMQTINSSVNLYLDLFKSEIQKSYPTYFEKFRTDGIEYDIYIGQSLEPERAFSNLYLKNIRLWQLTSMAAIAKITNSLLPNMEKKLLTTQLIFINSGTIDISFRDDERRFDVEGAYNIRYQVIKKRIDKVHVKGTGERLTQPGKIALVYFNRKSADEYVDYIRYLQEQNTLLNDLEFLDLEELQGVNGLKALRIGVNLESDWK encoded by the coding sequence ATGAAACCTATCATACTCGATGTTTCGCAAGAATCGCCTTCCGTAGGGAAGACCAAGATAGATACAACCATTTCTTTTTCGAAATATATCAATTACATAAAGGGAAAGGCTGAAAATGAAAATTCAGTTCGTAAGGAATATTTCGAAATGGTTATTAAAAAACTGGAAGAAAATCCCGACTTTCTGAAAGAAATCCCTTTAAGTGAGGTTGGCAATTTTAAAAATCAGCTTGATCTGGTTTATGGAATGTTAATTCCTCCACTTTCAGACGAAAAAAGCCTGTTATGGGCACTCAGCGTTCCAGTTGGACCCGTTATTTTCTACGGAACCGATTCATTTTATGATTTGATGACCGATCGCGATAGTGGTCAGATCAAATGTAACATGATCAAATTAAACAGTGATTCTCTCAGAGAGAAGATACAAAAAGTGTATACTTATATTCTTGAAGAGCTGTATGATTTTCCGCCTTTTCATTATAACGACCAGATCCTTACACTTAAAGATGAATGTTCGGGGCTGCAAAAATTCTACCGTTTAAATGTAGATAATTCATTTACAACCGTATGTCCAAAGGGAGAATTGCCGGAGCTTGACCTGGATTCGATACGCCGGGAATTACAGGAGAATTCCGATGTAAGCATCCTCACGGAATTACTCCCACTTTCCTTGTTCCAGTTTAAAGGTTTTTCTATTATCACGCTAACGGATGTTACCGCAGAACACGCTGTGGAGCACATGAAAAATACGATTATTAACCGCAGTACGATGGATGTACACGCGTTTCATAATCAGATCAACGAATCTTTAAAAATGATGGTAGAAAATCCAGCTGTTGAATTTGGATTAATGCCACTATTAAAGGTCAATAACAGACTTATTTTTAATAAAAATACGATTCAGACAAGCAAACTGATCAACGCGGCAAACACCTCCGACGCTGCTGAAGAAATTTACATCGCTATGGCCGAGGAGTATTTCAAAGCTCCCAAAGTGCTCTTTATGAGGACTATAAGCAAGGAAGATGTAAAGCACGATTTTATCAGGATGTTGAAAAATGATGGTGTAGAATCTTATGCAGTTTTGCCTGTTTATTACGACAAGAAAATCGTGGGTGTACTGGAAGTTTATTCAACCCGGCAGAATGCGATTGATGAAGGGGTTTTATCCAAATTACAACCAGCTCTTTCACTGGCAGCCAGGATTATGCATAATTCCATTGAGGAATTTAACGCAAGTCTTGAAAATGTAATCCGTGAAAAATTCACCTCGCTGCAACCTGCCGTTCAGTGGAAATTTAAAGACGTTGCATGGCATTATCTTCGTGACAATGCAAAAAAACAACATGCCACCATTGAAAGCATCGGATTCAAAGATGTGTATCCGTTATATGGTGCGGTTGATATCCGCAATTCTACAATCGAAAGAAATGCGGCACTCCGTGAAGATCTTCAATTACAGTTTACGGTACTGATAGAGACATTTTCCATATTAAAACAAAAACTGGGATTTGGACTGGCAGATGAGATGGTGTATAAATGTAAAAAAATGATTGCCCGGATTTTGGATGAATCAACCGATAATGATGAAATGAAAATTCATGATTTTCTTGAAACCGAAGTCCATCCTTTTCTGATACATTTTAAAGAAAACAGAGTAACAACACAGTCGGCAGTTCTTGTTGGTGCAGGTGGTGATGAAATTTATGAAGCTGACGAAATTGCAGAGGCCATTGATAAATATTTTGAAATTACTGATGAACAGACCGGTGTAGCATATGCCAACCGGAGAGCACTGGAAAACTCCATGCAAACGATCAATTCATCGGTTAACCTTTATCTTGATCTTTTTAAATCGGAAATTCAGAAATCTTATCCGACCTATTTTGAAAAATTCAGGACAGATGGGATTGAGTATGACATATACATTGGTCAATCTTTGGAGCCTGAAAGAGCATTCAGTAATCTATATCTGAAAAATATCCGGTTGTGGCAGCTTACCTCAATGGCCGCTATTGCTAAAATTACCAATTCCTTATTACCGAATATGGAAAAGAAGCTGCTGACAACCCAGCTCATTTTCATTAATTCGGGTACGATCGATATTAGTTTCCGTGATGATGAACGCAGGTTTGATGTGGAAGGCGCGTATAACATCCGTTATCAGGTCATTAAAAAACGAATTGATAAAGTACACGTAAAAGGAACCGGCGAGCGCCTCACCCAGCCTGGAAAAATTGCTTTGGTGTATTTCAACAGAAAATCCGCTGATGAATATGTTGATTATATCAGATATCTTCAGGAGCAAAATACTCTGTTAAATGATCTCGAATTTCTGGATCTGGAAGAGTTACAGGGAGTTAATGGTTTAAAAGCTTTAAGGATCGGAGTAAATCTGGAATCGGACTGGAAGTGA
- a CDS encoding four helix bundle protein, whose protein sequence is MQTKKYDLEERLVNFTCRMIDVVEALPSTRAGNYISGQLIRSCHSPTFNYGEAQGAESLKDFIHKMGIILKELKECRVALKIIIKKDMIKPIKKLENIFSETEELIAIIASSIITAKRSLK, encoded by the coding sequence ATGCAAACCAAAAAATATGATTTAGAAGAAAGGCTTGTGAATTTTACATGTAGAATGATTGATGTTGTTGAAGCGCTGCCTTCAACCAGGGCTGGCAACTACATTTCCGGACAGCTCATCAGATCTTGCCATTCACCCACCTTTAATTATGGAGAAGCACAAGGAGCAGAATCATTAAAGGATTTTATTCATAAAATGGGTATTATTCTTAAGGAGCTTAAAGAATGTAGAGTTGCGCTGAAAATTATTATAAAAAAGGATATGATAAAGCCAATAAAAAAATTAGAGAATATATTTTCTGAAACAGAAGAACTCATTGCCATTATTGCAAGTAGTATTATTACTGCTAAAAGGAGCCTTAAATAA
- a CDS encoding Pycsar system effector family protein, translating into MGNKEISQLLYHNLVHTESVVAHAAQIADHYHLDERDSFIVGAAAWFHDTGYYDGDAPGHEQRGADMAARFLTEDGIKDDVILEIRGCILATVVPQKPQNILQQIVCDADLFHFGTKEFPERNKLMRKESEQRLGQKIDKSKWRKSTIELLESHIFQTDYCIELLSAQKAKNLEKLKLKDLETIPDENIEPDLPLLLPQAGSVQEVYALPEMAEIKKQKSDRPEKGIETMFRISSNNHQRLSDMADNKAHIMITTTSIIISVLLSVLIRKLEDNSYLIIPTMLLLTICVITMVFSIIATRPSIPHGTFTQEDIDTKNVNLLFFGNFYRMSYIDYSNGMQRMMNDREFLYGSLTKDVYSQGVVLGRKYRLLRIAYNVFMFGIVASVIAFVIASVFFGRTL; encoded by the coding sequence ATGGGGAACAAGGAGATTTCACAGTTGTTATATCATAATCTTGTGCATACCGAATCGGTGGTTGCCCATGCGGCGCAGATCGCAGATCATTATCATCTGGATGAACGGGATTCATTTATTGTAGGAGCGGCTGCCTGGTTTCACGATACGGGATATTATGATGGGGACGCACCTGGCCATGAGCAGCGTGGCGCGGATATGGCTGCCAGGTTTTTAACCGAAGACGGAATAAAGGACGATGTTATTTTAGAAATACGGGGTTGTATACTTGCCACCGTGGTACCTCAAAAACCACAAAATATTTTGCAGCAGATTGTATGTGATGCGGACCTTTTTCATTTTGGCACAAAAGAGTTTCCAGAACGAAACAAACTGATGCGTAAGGAATCCGAACAAAGGCTGGGACAAAAAATTGATAAGTCAAAGTGGAGGAAAAGCACCATAGAATTATTGGAATCACACATCTTTCAAACCGATTATTGCATTGAGCTGTTAAGTGCCCAAAAGGCGAAAAATCTTGAAAAACTCAAATTAAAAGATCTGGAAACCATTCCTGACGAGAATATAGAACCTGATTTACCATTGCTCTTACCTCAGGCTGGCTCTGTACAGGAAGTATATGCGCTACCCGAAATGGCTGAAATCAAAAAGCAAAAATCCGACCGGCCGGAAAAAGGAATTGAAACTATGTTTCGTATCAGTTCCAATAACCATCAGCGGCTGAGTGATATGGCTGATAATAAGGCACATATCATGATTACCACAACATCTATTATCATTTCTGTTTTACTGAGTGTACTTATCCGTAAGCTGGAAGATAATTCCTACCTGATCATACCGACCATGTTGTTACTTACGATTTGCGTGATTACCATGGTATTTTCAATAATTGCAACGCGCCCTTCCATTCCGCACGGAACATTCACACAGGAGGATATTGATACTAAAAATGTAAACCTTCTTTTCTTTGGTAATTTTTACCGGATGTCGTATATCGACTATTCCAATGGAATGCAAAGAATGATGAACGACAGGGAATTTCTTTACGGCAGCCTGACCAAAGATGTTTACTCTCAAGGTGTTGTACTTGGCCGGAAATACCGGCTTCTACGGATTGCTTATAATGTTTTTATGTTTGGTATCGTAGCTTCCGTTATTGCTTTTGTAATTGCGTCGGTATTCTTTGGCCGTACTTTGTAA
- the ppk1 gene encoding polyphosphate kinase 1: MIKEPLLFNRDISWLSFNERVLLEAGNTEVPLFERIKFLSIYSSNLDEFYRVRMPALQKSDYDNGHNCYEQAATVINKQQQEFGKILSKSIIPELEKQGYHFCYKEDIPTEIIPYITSYFYSQVAGFLHPVHMLDNTVFFPENNRLYLVVIIRKDLEEHTYMVNIPSNHLNRFIKITQSGKSYIVFLEDIIRHNIKILFPDADSICSYNIKVTRDAELDVLDSDDEDLTDRFEKQLKKRDYGSATRFLYEPGLDAKHLQNIINALSLKKASLVQGGRYHNMKDLASLPIRDPALSYPDWPAIQDLNGFDHSETLFEAVSKRDLMVHAPYQTYDTILRFFNEAAINNDVEEIYTTLYRVASDSKIVHALISAARVGKKVTVLVELKARFDEENNILWAKRMKLAGVKIVYSVNSLKVHAKLALVKRKNTDLPYLGLMATGNLNESTARFYTDHILLTANQPMLAEAEKLFGFLSKKKKPEKTDAINFQHLLVAQFNLLTKFTELIDREIENARNGLSSGITIKLNNIEEEVLISKLYEASNAGVKVNLIARSICRLVPGIPGQSENITVKRIVDRYLEHGRVFIFHNEGNHEVFMGSSDWMNRNIYRRIEVCFPIYDNDLKNELMSIISLQWNDTQKAVLIDKDLKNVPLVKKAKGIRSQEGIYQYLSEVVKNTTQELTQAST; encoded by the coding sequence ATGATAAAAGAACCACTCCTTTTTAATCGGGATATCAGCTGGCTTTCCTTTAATGAGAGGGTGCTGCTGGAAGCTGGCAATACAGAAGTTCCACTTTTTGAACGTATTAAATTCCTGTCTATTTATTCTTCTAATCTTGATGAATTTTACAGGGTCAGGATGCCGGCGTTGCAAAAATCAGATTACGACAATGGACATAATTGTTACGAACAGGCTGCAACGGTCATTAATAAACAGCAGCAGGAATTTGGGAAAATACTAAGTAAATCCATTATTCCTGAACTCGAAAAACAGGGCTATCATTTTTGTTATAAGGAAGACATTCCCACAGAAATCATTCCTTATATTACCAGTTACTTTTATTCTCAGGTCGCCGGTTTTCTGCATCCGGTACACATGTTGGACAATACCGTATTTTTTCCTGAAAACAACCGTCTTTATCTTGTAGTCATCATTCGGAAAGATCTGGAGGAACATACTTATATGGTGAATATTCCAAGTAACCATCTGAACAGGTTTATCAAAATAACGCAGTCTGGTAAATCTTACATTGTTTTTTTGGAAGATATTATTCGTCACAACATAAAAATTCTTTTCCCTGACGCTGATAGTATTTGTTCATACAATATCAAAGTGACCCGTGATGCCGAACTTGATGTATTGGACTCCGACGACGAAGATCTTACGGACAGATTTGAAAAGCAATTAAAAAAGCGCGATTATGGTTCGGCTACGAGGTTTTTGTATGAACCTGGTCTTGATGCGAAACATTTGCAGAATATAATCAATGCATTAAGCCTGAAAAAAGCATCTTTGGTGCAAGGTGGCAGGTATCACAACATGAAGGATCTGGCGTCACTACCCATTCGTGATCCGGCACTCTCCTATCCCGACTGGCCAGCTATTCAGGATTTGAATGGTTTTGATCATTCGGAAACTTTGTTTGAGGCGGTGTCCAAACGCGATCTGATGGTGCATGCTCCATACCAAACTTATGATACTATATTGAGGTTTTTTAATGAGGCGGCTATTAATAATGATGTTGAAGAGATTTATACAACCTTATACCGTGTTGCCAGCGATTCTAAAATTGTTCATGCTCTGATCAGCGCGGCTCGTGTAGGAAAAAAAGTAACTGTACTAGTTGAATTGAAGGCAAGATTTGACGAAGAAAATAATATTCTTTGGGCAAAAAGAATGAAGCTTGCAGGCGTGAAAATTGTTTACAGTGTTAATTCTCTTAAAGTACATGCGAAACTGGCTCTTGTAAAAAGAAAAAACACTGATTTGCCTTATCTTGGATTAATGGCAACCGGAAATCTTAATGAATCAACCGCTCGTTTTTATACTGACCATATCCTGCTTACAGCCAATCAGCCTATGCTGGCAGAAGCGGAAAAACTTTTCGGTTTTCTGAGTAAAAAGAAGAAACCGGAAAAGACCGATGCGATCAATTTTCAGCATTTACTGGTCGCCCAATTTAACCTTCTCACAAAATTCACTGAACTTATTGACCGTGAAATTGAAAATGCACGTAATGGTTTGTCTTCCGGGATTACCATTAAGTTAAACAATATTGAAGAAGAAGTGCTGATCAGCAAGCTGTACGAAGCCTCCAATGCCGGTGTTAAAGTGAACCTGATAGCACGAAGTATTTGCCGGCTTGTTCCCGGTATTCCTGGCCAGAGTGAAAATATTACTGTAAAACGGATTGTAGACAGATATCTGGAACATGGAAGAGTGTTCATTTTTCATAACGAAGGCAATCACGAAGTGTTTATGGGTTCGTCGGACTGGATGAACCGGAATATTTACCGGCGCATTGAAGTATGTTTTCCAATATATGACAATGATCTTAAAAATGAACTGATGTCAATTATTTCGCTGCAATGGAATGATACTCAAAAAGCTGTGCTGATAGATAAGGATTTGAAGAACGTCCCCTTAGTAAAAAAAGCAAAAGGAATCAGGTCTCAGGAAGGCATTTATCAGTATTTATCAGAAGTTGTCAAAAACACCACACAAGAACTTACACAAGCATCAACATGA